One part of the Glycine soja cultivar W05 chromosome 11, ASM419377v2, whole genome shotgun sequence genome encodes these proteins:
- the LOC114374963 gene encoding somatic embryogenesis receptor kinase 1-like isoform X2: MQTWKGGEDANHTYFNSKAMLCYEFNAEANHDLCPKCIYAYVPSVILIKRPPYEEPLDWPTRKRVALGSAMGLSYLHDHCDPKIIHRDVKAANILLDEEFEAVVGDFGLAKLMDYKDTVWGLF, from the exons atgcagaCATGGAAAGGGGGAGAGGATGCCAACCATACCTATTTTAACAGCAAG GCTATGCTATGTTATGAGTTTAATGCAGAGGCAAATCATGATTTGTGTCCCAAGTGTATATATGCGTATGTCCCATCGGTGATACTGATAA AGCGTCCTCCATATGAAGAACCCCTGGATTGGCCAACTCGGAAAAGAGTAGCTTTGGGATCTGCAATGGGTCTTTCATATTTGCATGATCATTGTGACCCAAAGATTATTCATCGTGATGTGAAGGCTGCCAACATATTGCTGGATGAAGAGTTTGAGGCTGTTGTTGGGGACTTTGGATTGGCCAAACTTATGGATTACAAGGACACG GTATGGGGACTTTTTTGA
- the LOC114374942 gene encoding secoisolariciresinol dehydrogenase-like — MASISTVSVLDRRLEGKVALISGGASGIGEATARLFSKHGAHVVIADIQDDLGLSLCKHLESASYVHCDVTNENDVQNAVNTAISKYGNLDIMFNNAGIIDEIKTSILDNSKFDFERVISVNLVGPFLGTKHAARVMIPAKRGSIINTASVAGTFSGGASHAYTSSKHALIGLMKNTAVELGQFGIRVNCLSPYVVATPLTKKCFNLDEDRNGEIYSNLKGVHLVPNDVAEAALYLAGDESKYVSGHNLVLDGGFTNLNVGFSVFGQSE; from the exons ATGGCAAGTATTTCTACTGTCTCGGTTCTTGATAGAAG GCTTGAAGGGAAAGTGGCTCTTATCAGTGGTGGTGCTAGCGGTATAGGTGAGGCCACTGCAAGACTCTTCTCTAAGCATGGAGCACACGTTGTGATAGCTGATATTCAAGACGATTTGGGTCTCTCTCTTTGCAAACACTTGGAATCCGCTTCCTATGTCCATTGCGATGTCACAAACGAAAACGACGTTCAAAACGCCGTTAACACAGCGATTTCCAAGTATGGCAATCTAGATATCATGTTTAATAATGCTGGCATAATTGATGAGATAAAAACAAGCATACTTGACAACAGCAAGTTTGATTTTGAGAGAGTGATAAGTGTGAACTTGGTTGGTCCTTTTCTGGGAACAAAGCACGCTGCTAGGGTTATGATTCCTGCTAAAAGGGGAAGCATAATTAACACTGCTAGTGTTGCTGGAACCTTTAGTGGAGGGGCTTCACATGCCTACACAAGTTCAAAGCACGCACTAATTGGACTGATGAAAAACACTGCGGTGGAGCTTGGACAGTTTGGTATTAGGGTAAATTGCTTGTCCCCTTATGTGGTTGCCACACCATTGACTAAGAAATGTTTCAATCTTGATGAAGACCGAAATGGTGAGATTTATTCCAACCTAAAAGGTGTTCATCTTGTGCCAAACGATGTGGCCGAAGCTGCTCTATATTTGGCAGGTGATGAGTCAAAGTATGTTAGTGGTCACAATCTTGTGTTAGATGGAGGGTTCACCAATCTAAATGTAGGATTTTCTGTGTTTGGGCAGTCTGagtaa
- the LOC114375877 gene encoding serine/threonine-protein phosphatase 7 long form homolog, whose product MCSATDYKTKSIGGMCILLQLWAWERCPTLAPKRTPSHIENTPLGHMWLRRGNQHIGNDDVKVFCRKFDIMKRHEFVWEPYPSTVMSFLPPVCLVGSLAWYAVVPLICFQVIE is encoded by the exons atgtgcagtgccaccgattataaaactaaatcaatcggaggtatgtgcatcttactacaattgtgggcatgggaacgatgtcccaccttggctccaaagaggactccttcCCACATAGAAAATACACCACTAGGGCACAT gtggctgcgacgtggaaaccaacatatcGGCAATGATGATGTGAAAGTTTTTTGTCGCAAGTTCGATATTATGAAACGTCATGAG tttgtgtgGGAGCCTTACCCATCAACCGTTATGTCATTCTTGCCTCCCGTTTGTTTAGTCGGAAGTCTTGCGTGGTATgcggtggtgccactaatttgtttccaagttattGAGTGA
- the LOC114374963 gene encoding probable LRR receptor-like serine/threonine-protein kinase At2g23950 isoform X1 produces the protein MQTWKGGEDANHTYFNSKAMLCYEFNAEANHDLCPKCIYAYVPSVILIKRPPYEEPLDWPTRKRVALGSAMGLSYLHDHCDPKIIHRDVKAANILLDEEFEAVVGDFGLAKLMDYKDTVKIQKNLGLLIMFDYIQLLPQGMGTFLMEKLPACVCVVLFIMIL, from the exons atgcagaCATGGAAAGGGGGAGAGGATGCCAACCATACCTATTTTAACAGCAAG GCTATGCTATGTTATGAGTTTAATGCAGAGGCAAATCATGATTTGTGTCCCAAGTGTATATATGCGTATGTCCCATCGGTGATACTGATAA AGCGTCCTCCATATGAAGAACCCCTGGATTGGCCAACTCGGAAAAGAGTAGCTTTGGGATCTGCAATGGGTCTTTCATATTTGCATGATCATTGTGACCCAAAGATTATTCATCGTGATGTGAAGGCTGCCAACATATTGCTGGATGAAGAGTTTGAGGCTGTTGTTGGGGACTTTGGATTGGCCAAACTTATGGATTACAAGGACACG gtgaaaattcaaaaaaacCTGGGGCTGCTCATAATGTTCGACTATATTCAATTGCTTCCACAAGGTATGGGGACTTTTTTGATGGAAAAACTGCCAGCTTGTGTGTGCGTCGTGCTGTTTATTATGATCCTGTGA